A stretch of Kyrpidia spormannii DNA encodes these proteins:
- a CDS encoding TrkH family potassium uptake protein: protein MSSRPSIWTPARVLVLGFAAVIFVGGVLLSLPISSQSGQGLDFLDALFTATSAVCVTGLVVVDTGTYFSHFGQVVILLLIQIGGLGFMTVATFLLIMSRHRIGLKERLVIQESLNVGTLSGLVKFSRNVVLMTLTVEGIGALILAARWSFDMPWWRALYFGVFHGVSAFCNAGFDLFGDFRSLSGYAEDPVVNLTIMALIILGGMGFTVIVDLMKRRRSRRLSLHTKLVVITSLGLLLAGAAAFLALEWNRPQTFGLLDWKGKIFSALFLSVTSRTAGYTTVDISQLSTPSLFLDIVLMFIGASPGSTGGGIKTVTFAAIVLFTWSVITDKENVVLYGRTISTKTIYKSLSIAIMSIMLIATWTFILTLMEPVNFIRLLYETTSAFGTVGLSTNLTPELSPPGRFMILLMMYIGRVGPLTLGLALAQRGRKKAVLRYPEENLFVG from the coding sequence TTGTCGAGCCGGCCTTCAATATGGACCCCAGCCCGGGTATTGGTGTTGGGATTTGCTGCTGTTATCTTTGTCGGGGGGGTCCTTCTCAGCTTGCCCATCTCCTCCCAAAGCGGGCAGGGGCTGGACTTTCTGGATGCGCTGTTCACAGCGACGTCCGCGGTGTGCGTCACCGGGCTGGTGGTGGTCGATACCGGAACGTACTTCAGCCATTTTGGACAAGTGGTTATTCTTCTGCTTATTCAGATCGGCGGTTTGGGATTTATGACCGTGGCGACTTTCCTGCTCATCATGTCCCGGCACCGAATCGGTCTCAAGGAACGGCTGGTCATTCAGGAATCGCTCAATGTGGGCACCCTTTCTGGGCTGGTCAAATTTAGTCGCAATGTGGTGTTGATGACTTTGACGGTGGAGGGAATCGGCGCCCTCATCCTCGCTGCGCGTTGGAGTTTCGATATGCCGTGGTGGCGGGCGCTGTATTTCGGGGTTTTTCACGGCGTGTCCGCTTTCTGTAACGCCGGGTTCGATTTATTCGGGGATTTTCGCAGTTTGTCGGGTTATGCTGAGGATCCCGTCGTGAACCTGACCATCATGGCCTTGATCATCCTCGGGGGCATGGGCTTCACGGTGATCGTGGATCTTATGAAGCGTCGCCGGAGTCGGCGGCTGAGTCTTCATACGAAACTTGTGGTGATCACATCACTGGGGCTGCTGCTGGCGGGTGCGGCGGCGTTTTTGGCTTTAGAATGGAACCGGCCTCAGACTTTTGGACTATTGGATTGGAAGGGAAAGATCTTTTCGGCGTTATTCCTCAGCGTCACCAGCCGCACGGCGGGGTATACCACGGTAGATATCAGCCAGTTGTCCACTCCGTCTTTATTTTTGGATATCGTGTTGATGTTCATCGGCGCTTCGCCCGGTTCGACCGGCGGGGGAATCAAGACGGTCACTTTCGCCGCCATTGTCCTGTTTACCTGGTCCGTCATCACCGACAAGGAGAACGTGGTGTTGTACGGACGAACGATTTCCACAAAAACGATCTACAAGTCGTTGTCGATTGCGATTATGTCGATCATGTTGATCGCCACGTGGACCTTTATCCTGACGTTAATGGAGCCGGTCAATTTTATCCGTTTACTCTATGAGACGACATCGGCTTTCGGTACGGTGGGACTCTCCACGAATCTGACCCCCGAATTGTCCCCTCCGGGTCGGTTTATGATCTTATTGATGATGTATATTGGTCGGGTGGGGCCTCTGACCTTGGGGTTGGCTTTGGCGCAGCGGGGGAGGAAAAAGGCGGTCCTGCGGTACCCGGAAGAGAATTTGTTCGTGGGATAG
- a CDS encoding PaaI family thioesterase, protein MEPVVVKAIQDEYPDAFSWCYGCGRLNEKGHHFRTGWEGDRTVTYFTPEPEHTAIPGFVYGGVIASLIDCHGTGSASLALHRKNGHEVGDGAEPPRFVTGSLKVKFIRPTPQGVQLKAVGTVEEISPTKWKVDAEVYAGDTLCAKGEVIAVLMPDTFVKQGEQ, encoded by the coding sequence ATGGAACCAGTCGTTGTCAAAGCTATCCAAGACGAATACCCAGACGCCTTTTCGTGGTGTTACGGCTGCGGAAGACTGAATGAGAAGGGGCATCATTTTCGCACTGGATGGGAGGGGGACCGGACGGTCACCTACTTTACTCCGGAACCGGAACACACTGCAATACCGGGTTTTGTGTACGGTGGAGTCATTGCTTCCCTCATCGATTGCCACGGAACCGGATCCGCCTCCCTGGCGCTGCACCGGAAGAACGGACACGAGGTCGGTGACGGAGCGGAACCGCCACGTTTTGTGACCGGCTCCTTAAAAGTAAAATTTATCCGTCCGACGCCTCAGGGGGTTCAGTTAAAAGCTGTGGGTACGGTTGAAGAAATCAGCCCTACGAAGTGGAAGGTGGACGCGGAAGTCTATGCGGGCGATACCCTCTGCGCCAAGGGCGAAGTCATCGCCGTGTTGATGCCGGACACCTTCGTGAAACAAGGTGAGCAATAG
- the pheS gene encoding phenylalanine--tRNA ligase subunit alpha, whose amino-acid sequence MEETLRELERRALQELEQCEDSNQLEAWRLRFLGKKGQLTAVLRGMAKLSEDERPRIGRLANEIRDALEEARVSRQDALKEKERRRRLESERLDVTVPGWRFTVGGLHPLTRIIEEIEEIFLGMGFEIREGPEVELDYYNFEALNIPKDHPARDMQDTFYITEEILMRTHTSPMQARTLEKTCPSVPVKIIVPGRVYRRDEDDATHSHSFVQVEGLMVDRGVRMSDLKGVLTVFVRGMFGEDRQIRLRPSYFPFTEPSAEVDVSCPLCDGAGCRVCKGSGWIEILGAGMVHPYVLEKAGYDPDEVSGFAFGLGVERTAMLKYGIDDIRHFYMNDLHFLRQFRRGL is encoded by the coding sequence GTGGAAGAAACCTTACGCGAGTTGGAAAGGCGCGCGTTACAGGAATTGGAGCAGTGCGAGGATTCGAACCAACTAGAGGCGTGGAGGCTGCGTTTTCTCGGGAAAAAAGGGCAATTGACCGCTGTTTTGCGCGGTATGGCCAAGCTGTCCGAGGATGAGCGGCCCCGGATCGGTCGACTGGCCAATGAAATCCGGGACGCTTTGGAAGAGGCCAGGGTTTCCCGGCAAGACGCGTTGAAGGAAAAAGAGCGGCGGCGGAGGCTGGAAAGCGAACGATTGGACGTTACTGTTCCCGGATGGCGCTTCACTGTGGGCGGCCTGCACCCATTGACCCGGATTATTGAGGAGATTGAAGAGATTTTTCTCGGCATGGGGTTCGAAATTCGAGAAGGACCGGAGGTCGAGCTGGACTACTATAATTTTGAAGCTCTCAACATTCCGAAAGATCATCCGGCCAGGGACATGCAGGACACCTTTTACATTACCGAAGAGATTCTGATGCGAACCCATACCTCGCCGATGCAGGCCCGGACGTTGGAAAAGACTTGTCCTTCCGTTCCGGTGAAAATCATCGTGCCCGGCCGAGTATACCGAAGGGATGAGGACGATGCCACCCATTCCCACTCCTTTGTTCAAGTCGAAGGGCTGATGGTAGACCGGGGGGTCCGCATGAGCGATCTCAAGGGCGTGCTCACCGTTTTTGTCCGGGGGATGTTCGGAGAAGATCGGCAGATTCGCCTGCGACCGAGTTATTTTCCGTTCACTGAACCCAGCGCAGAAGTGGACGTCTCTTGTCCGCTGTGCGACGGTGCGGGTTGCCGGGTCTGTAAGGGGAGCGGGTGGATTGAGATTCTGGGAGCGGGAATGGTCCATCCTTATGTGCTCGAGAAAGCGGGGTACGATCCCGATGAGGTGTCAGGCTTTGCCTTCGGTTTAGGGGTGGAACGGACCGCCATGCTGAAATATGGGATTGACGACATCCGCCATTTTTATATGAACGACTTGCACTTTTTGCGGCAATTCCGCCGGGGATTGTGA
- a CDS encoding VOC family protein, producing MITGVNNVGVAVRDLQRSLSFYRVLGFEVVGEDETPGATIRAGTAVLYLFQTSGPAPVGHRQPDLVGNPTGIDHISFDVSDVDRLYEALRGQVDFEGVPEDQPWGYRAVSLTDPDGNRLYFLSAIQGGQ from the coding sequence GTGATCACAGGTGTCAATAATGTCGGGGTCGCGGTTCGGGACCTACAGCGTTCGCTGTCTTTTTATCGGGTTCTCGGCTTTGAAGTTGTGGGGGAGGATGAGACACCAGGGGCGACGATTCGTGCGGGCACGGCGGTGCTGTACCTATTTCAGACGTCCGGGCCAGCGCCGGTGGGTCACCGCCAGCCGGATTTGGTCGGTAATCCAACGGGGATCGACCACATTAGTTTTGACGTTTCAGATGTGGATCGCCTGTATGAAGCACTCCGGGGCCAGGTGGATTTTGAAGGGGTGCCCGAAGACCAGCCTTGGGGGTACAGAGCGGTCAGCCTCACCGACCCGGATGGGAATCGACTGTATTTTCTTTCTGCTATCCAAGGTGGTCAATAA
- the thrS gene encoding threonine--tRNA ligase, translating to MSVKVTDPVRIRLKDGSVREFEKGVTLAEVAGSLSRSLGKNAVAAKWNGKLVDLSTPVQEDGEVEFVTLDDPEGLEVYRHTCAHVMAQAVSRLFPGTKFAIGPVIEDGFYYDFADHEFTPEDLPKIEQEMERVVKEDLPIRREVLGRDEALAMFRDRDDRFKVEIIQDLPPDAVITVYHQGEFTDLCRGPHLPSTGRIKAFKLLSLAGAYWRGDSNREMLTRIYATAFPTQRQLDEYLRRVEEARKRDHRRVGRDLELFFFADEAPGMPFLLPKGMVIRNELERFMREFLNEYDYEEVKTPILMDRVLWERSGHWDHYKENMYFTEVDEREFALKPMNCPGHALTFKHRVRSYRDLPIRMAEFGLLHRHELSGALHGLLRVREFTQDDAHLFVRPDQIQDEVFACMDLIDRVYATFGFPYRVELSTRPENSTGSDELWEAATEGLRQALESRGLEYQINEGDGAFYGPKIDFHVKDSLGRSHQCGTIQLDFQMPEKFDLTYVGEDNERHRPVMIHRAVLGSFERFFGLLIEHYNGAFPVWLAPVQVRILTIGAGHLPYAKEVQSRARAMGLRVEVDGRAEKIGYKVREAQVQKIPYMLVIGDQEAQTGEVSVRKRGQGDLGRRSAEEILAAIAEEARTRTP from the coding sequence ATGAGTGTAAAGGTTACAGATCCTGTAAGGATCCGCTTGAAGGACGGTTCGGTTCGGGAATTCGAGAAAGGGGTCACTCTGGCAGAAGTGGCCGGGAGTCTGTCCCGGTCCCTGGGCAAAAATGCCGTGGCGGCCAAGTGGAACGGGAAGCTGGTAGACCTTTCGACGCCTGTGCAAGAGGATGGGGAGGTGGAATTCGTCACCCTCGACGATCCCGAGGGCCTGGAGGTGTACCGGCACACCTGTGCTCACGTGATGGCCCAGGCTGTAAGCCGCCTGTTTCCGGGCACGAAGTTCGCCATTGGACCGGTGATCGAGGACGGATTCTACTATGATTTTGCCGATCATGAATTTACCCCCGAAGATCTCCCCAAGATCGAGCAGGAGATGGAGCGGGTGGTGAAGGAAGATCTGCCAATTCGCAGGGAAGTGCTCGGCCGGGACGAGGCGTTGGCGATGTTCCGGGACCGGGACGACCGGTTCAAGGTGGAGATCATCCAGGACCTGCCCCCGGATGCGGTGATCACGGTGTACCATCAAGGGGAGTTCACCGATCTGTGCCGGGGACCGCATCTTCCCTCCACCGGCCGAATCAAAGCGTTTAAACTGTTGTCTTTGGCCGGTGCATACTGGCGAGGGGACAGCAACCGGGAGATGCTCACCCGCATCTACGCCACTGCTTTTCCCACCCAGCGACAACTTGACGAGTATCTGCGCCGGGTGGAGGAAGCCCGGAAGCGCGATCACCGCCGGGTGGGACGGGACTTGGAATTGTTCTTTTTCGCAGACGAGGCCCCGGGGATGCCTTTTCTTCTCCCCAAGGGCATGGTGATCCGCAATGAACTGGAGCGGTTTATGCGGGAGTTCCTGAATGAATACGATTATGAAGAGGTCAAGACGCCGATCTTGATGGACCGGGTGCTCTGGGAGCGTTCCGGCCACTGGGATCACTACAAAGAAAACATGTATTTCACCGAGGTGGATGAACGGGAATTTGCCTTAAAACCCATGAATTGTCCCGGTCACGCCCTCACCTTTAAACACCGGGTCCGGTCTTATCGGGATCTGCCCATCCGGATGGCGGAGTTCGGGTTGCTGCACCGCCATGAGTTGTCCGGCGCCCTGCACGGGTTACTTCGGGTCAGGGAGTTCACCCAGGACGACGCCCACTTGTTCGTGCGCCCGGATCAGATCCAAGACGAAGTGTTCGCCTGTATGGACTTGATCGATCGCGTGTATGCCACGTTTGGTTTTCCCTACCGGGTGGAGTTGTCGACCCGGCCAGAGAATTCTACCGGCTCTGATGAACTGTGGGAGGCGGCCACCGAGGGATTGCGCCAGGCCCTGGAGAGCCGAGGCCTAGAGTATCAAATCAATGAAGGAGATGGAGCCTTTTACGGGCCGAAGATCGATTTTCACGTGAAGGACAGCCTTGGGCGTTCCCACCAATGCGGAACCATCCAGTTGGATTTTCAAATGCCCGAGAAATTTGATCTCACCTACGTCGGCGAGGACAATGAACGCCACCGGCCGGTGATGATTCACCGGGCTGTACTGGGGTCGTTCGAGCGGTTTTTCGGGCTTCTCATCGAGCATTACAACGGAGCCTTTCCCGTGTGGCTGGCACCGGTGCAAGTTCGGATCCTGACCATTGGCGCCGGACACCTGCCCTACGCCAAGGAGGTGCAGAGCCGGGCAAGGGCCATGGGTCTCCGAGTTGAAGTAGATGGGCGGGCTGAAAAAATCGGCTACAAAGTCCGGGAAGCCCAGGTGCAGAAAATCCCGTACATGCTGGTCATCGGGGATCAAGAGGCTCAAACGGGTGAAGTCTCGGTTCGCAAACGGGGACAGGGTGACCTCGGCCGGAGATCCGCCGAGGAGATCCTCGCCGCGATTGCCGAAGAAGCCCGGACCAGAACCCCTTGA
- the rpmI gene encoding 50S ribosomal protein L35, with protein sequence MPKMKTQRAAAKRFRKTGSGKLKRFHAYHSHLFTGKTPKRKRKLRKAALVSKGDFKRVRQLVTYLK encoded by the coding sequence ATGCCGAAGATGAAAACCCAACGGGCCGCGGCGAAGCGGTTCCGGAAAACGGGATCCGGGAAACTGAAGCGGTTTCACGCGTATCACAGCCATTTGTTTACGGGGAAGACGCCGAAGAGGAAGCGTAAACTGCGTAAAGCCGCTTTGGTTTCCAAGGGGGATTTTAAGCGGGTCCGGCAATTGGTGACCTATTTAAAATAA
- a CDS encoding potassium channel family protein, with protein MKQFVVIGLGRFGSSVAKTLYQTGHEVLAIDGDREVIEDIMDSVTHAVQADATDEQALRALGLRNFDVAVVGIGGDIQASILCTLIVRELGVPFIVAKAQTELHGKVLSRIGADRVVHPERDMGLRVAHNLVSPNILDYIELSPDYSIAEVAAGKGMVGKTLRQLDIRAKYGCNVMAIKRGENINISPLADDRLREQDILVVIGSNEDLRRLEEEA; from the coding sequence TTGAAACAATTCGTCGTCATTGGACTGGGCCGGTTTGGTTCCAGCGTGGCCAAGACGCTGTATCAAACGGGACACGAAGTGCTGGCGATCGACGGAGACCGGGAAGTGATCGAAGATATTATGGATTCGGTGACCCACGCGGTTCAGGCGGACGCGACGGACGAACAGGCGCTCCGGGCTTTGGGCCTGCGGAATTTTGACGTGGCCGTGGTCGGGATCGGTGGGGATATCCAGGCCAGTATTCTCTGCACCTTAATTGTCCGGGAGTTAGGGGTGCCTTTTATAGTCGCGAAAGCCCAGACCGAACTGCATGGGAAAGTTCTGTCCCGGATCGGTGCGGATCGGGTGGTGCACCCGGAACGGGACATGGGATTGCGGGTCGCGCATAATCTGGTCTCGCCCAACATTCTCGATTACATCGAGCTTTCGCCCGATTACAGCATCGCTGAAGTGGCGGCTGGTAAAGGAATGGTGGGGAAAACTTTGCGCCAACTCGACATTCGGGCCAAATATGGCTGCAACGTCATGGCCATTAAACGGGGGGAGAATATCAATATCTCGCCTCTCGCCGACGATCGGTTGAGGGAACAAGATATCCTCGTGGTGATCGGGAGTAATGAAGACCTTCGCCGATTGGAGGAGGAAGCATAG
- a CDS encoding DUF2512 family protein encodes MRALMIGFWRVAAAFASLWFIQLFFPLYGSFWLVHLVAGTVVLAGVGYWTDRYVILRWNGFVAAVVDFVLAWATVYLVYAIFPGAVITVTFALLVAWLYAFVELLVHYWVYRREDWEGPDRAEAKQPGP; translated from the coding sequence ATGCGGGCACTGATGATCGGATTCTGGCGGGTGGCGGCCGCTTTTGCGAGCCTGTGGTTTATTCAGTTGTTTTTTCCATTATATGGATCGTTTTGGCTGGTTCACCTCGTGGCCGGAACGGTGGTGTTGGCGGGGGTGGGGTACTGGACCGATCGGTATGTGATCCTCAGGTGGAACGGGTTTGTCGCGGCCGTGGTGGATTTTGTTTTGGCCTGGGCGACGGTGTATCTCGTGTACGCGATTTTCCCCGGGGCGGTGATTACCGTCACCTTTGCGCTGCTTGTTGCGTGGCTGTACGCCTTCGTCGAGCTGCTGGTTCACTACTGGGTCTATCGGCGGGAGGACTGGGAGGGCCCGGATCGGGCCGAAGCGAAACAGCCCGGTCCCTGA
- a CDS encoding TrmH family RNA methyltransferase, whose translation MGEEEIRSLQNARVKEWAALRRGKERRRRGLFLAEGPHLVGEALHSGLGIEVVLFDPRDQTPEVASLVEEARGKGCPVQPADRRVLERVCEVITPQGIAAVVRIPEWPIPGFAVEAPEEDPVLMVALDGIQDPGNVGAVLRVARAVGVAGVLCGEDTADPFSPKAVRSSMGAAFTVPIRQGRLVDMIGEWHAKGVEPVETAVGEGVRYDRWNWNIPVMIVLGNEGRGISPEVRQLCRGKVHIPMPGGGESLNVAVAAALLLYEARRHRGAL comes from the coding sequence GTGGGGGAGGAAGAGATCCGCTCCTTGCAGAACGCCCGGGTGAAAGAGTGGGCGGCCCTTCGGCGCGGCAAGGAGCGTCGGCGCCGGGGACTTTTTTTGGCCGAGGGCCCACATCTGGTGGGCGAAGCCTTACACTCCGGATTGGGGATTGAGGTCGTGTTGTTCGACCCTCGAGATCAGACGCCGGAGGTGGCCTCCTTGGTGGAGGAGGCCCGGGGGAAGGGATGTCCGGTACAGCCGGCAGACCGCCGGGTCTTGGAGCGAGTGTGTGAGGTGATCACACCCCAGGGGATTGCGGCGGTGGTGCGAATCCCCGAATGGCCGATACCCGGTTTTGCGGTGGAAGCGCCCGAGGAAGACCCGGTCTTGATGGTGGCTTTAGATGGCATTCAGGATCCGGGCAACGTGGGGGCGGTGCTGCGAGTGGCTCGGGCCGTGGGAGTCGCCGGAGTTTTGTGTGGGGAGGATACGGCAGATCCTTTCTCGCCCAAGGCAGTGCGGAGTTCTATGGGGGCCGCGTTTACAGTACCGATTCGACAGGGCCGACTGGTGGACATGATTGGCGAATGGCATGCTAAAGGTGTCGAGCCGGTGGAGACGGCCGTGGGCGAGGGAGTCCGCTATGACCGATGGAACTGGAACATCCCTGTGATGATCGTGCTGGGGAACGAGGGACGGGGAATCAGTCCGGAGGTTCGTCAGCTGTGTCGCGGGAAGGTCCACATCCCCATGCCTGGGGGAGGTGAGTCGTTGAATGTGGCGGTGGCAGCTGCCTTGCTATTATATGAGGCGCGGCGCCATCGAGGAGCGCTGTGA
- the rplT gene encoding 50S ribosomal protein L20, which yields MARVKGGPVTRRRRKKVIKLARGYFGAKHRLYKMANQQVMKSLMYAYRDRRQRKRDFRKLWISRINAAARLNGLSYSRLMHGLKMAGVEVNRKMLADLAVNDDKAFTELANLAKTKLNA from the coding sequence ATGGCACGAGTTAAAGGAGGGCCGGTCACCCGGCGCCGCAGAAAAAAGGTGATTAAACTAGCCCGGGGGTATTTTGGGGCGAAACACCGCTTGTACAAGATGGCGAATCAGCAGGTGATGAAATCGCTGATGTACGCCTACCGAGATCGGCGGCAGCGCAAGCGGGATTTTCGCAAACTGTGGATCAGCCGGATCAATGCGGCGGCTCGGTTGAACGGCCTTTCTTACAGTCGCTTGATGCATGGATTGAAAATGGCAGGGGTGGAAGTGAACCGCAAGATGTTGGCGGATTTGGCCGTCAACGATGATAAAGCTTTTACGGAATTGGCAAACCTGGCCAAAACCAAATTAAATGCTTGA
- the pheT gene encoding phenylalanine--tRNA ligase subunit beta, with protein MKVSYRWLQEWIDLDDLSPEEVAELLTRHGVAVETVRQLNPGLSQVVVGEVLEVRPHPEADRLRVCRVDVGRGDPLQIVCGAPNAAPGMRVPTALVGATLPETTIGEAVFRGVASQGMLCSAKEIGMEVRLLPKDQTEGLYVLPPDSPIGKDIVDVLGWDDAVLELDLTPNRSDCLSMVGVAHELSAILDRPLKFPDWTEGGVAEGPSPVRITLETPLCRRYMAQVIEGARQASSPLWMQMRLLAAGIRPIDAIVDATNYVMLELGQPLHAFDFDQVKGGHIRVRTGHPGERLRTLDGVERTLDPSMIVIADEARAIGLAGVMGGENSEITASTTRIVLESAWFDPVSVRRTARHLGLRSEAGLRFEKGVNPEVLPLALARASRFITAHAGGRLVGAPVDKGDLHEDRKKIVLRPDKVNEWLGVKVEPGEMERIFERLGFAVDRWDMRTWQVEVPSRRRDISREIDLAEEVARLHGYDNIPATMPEGRVTAAGRTLPQRVRGAIRRFLTDLGFFEVWTYTLQNPSVIGRLNEGRSQEYLAVLHPMSEERTALRTTLLPGLLDAAAYNVRRDQREIAIYEIGRVFHPRGLPVTNLPDEREQVGALILGRFGPHGIGWEGRPADFYAAKGVTAAVLERLGVQADFVPGVREGLHPGRTAQIQVNGGKIGWVGALHPEVEERWGIPKGYYIELDMQGIVKGLPGATTYRPLPRYPGILRDLALLVPRERAAREVEAGIRESGGPWLENVELFDVYEGAQVPPGYKSLAFRLSYRAEERTLTDEEVNDALRRLIDTLRERGVQLRSE; from the coding sequence GTGAAGGTATCGTATCGGTGGTTACAGGAATGGATCGATCTCGACGATCTCAGTCCGGAGGAAGTGGCAGAACTCCTTACCCGGCACGGCGTGGCGGTAGAAACGGTGCGGCAGCTCAATCCCGGTCTTTCGCAGGTGGTGGTGGGGGAGGTGCTTGAGGTTCGGCCCCACCCGGAGGCTGACCGGTTGCGGGTTTGTCGGGTGGATGTCGGACGGGGGGATCCCTTGCAGATCGTCTGCGGAGCGCCCAATGCGGCTCCGGGCATGCGGGTGCCTACCGCTTTGGTGGGGGCCACGCTCCCGGAGACAACGATCGGGGAAGCGGTGTTTCGGGGTGTGGCTTCCCAGGGAATGCTGTGTTCCGCCAAGGAGATCGGCATGGAAGTGCGCCTTTTGCCAAAGGATCAGACAGAGGGCCTGTACGTACTCCCGCCCGATAGCCCGATAGGGAAGGACATCGTGGATGTGCTCGGGTGGGACGATGCGGTTTTGGAACTGGATCTCACCCCCAATCGGTCCGACTGTCTGTCGATGGTCGGCGTGGCCCATGAGTTGTCCGCGATTCTCGATCGCCCGCTCAAGTTCCCGGATTGGACCGAGGGCGGTGTGGCGGAAGGCCCGTCTCCGGTCCGGATCACTTTGGAGACGCCCCTTTGCCGGCGATATATGGCCCAAGTGATTGAGGGAGCTCGGCAGGCGTCCTCCCCACTTTGGATGCAGATGCGTCTCTTGGCGGCAGGCATTCGCCCGATTGATGCCATTGTCGACGCGACGAACTATGTGATGTTGGAACTTGGCCAGCCTTTGCACGCCTTTGATTTTGACCAGGTTAAGGGCGGGCATATTCGGGTGCGCACCGGGCATCCTGGAGAGCGGCTCAGGACCTTGGACGGCGTGGAACGAACGCTGGATCCTTCGATGATCGTCATTGCCGATGAGGCGCGTGCCATCGGTCTGGCCGGGGTGATGGGCGGCGAGAATTCCGAGATTACCGCCTCGACTACTCGAATCGTATTGGAATCCGCGTGGTTTGATCCAGTGAGTGTGCGGAGAACGGCTCGGCACCTCGGCCTCAGGTCCGAAGCAGGACTCCGTTTTGAAAAGGGCGTGAATCCCGAAGTGCTCCCCTTGGCCTTGGCACGGGCTTCCCGTTTCATTACAGCACACGCCGGCGGTCGGCTGGTGGGCGCTCCCGTGGACAAAGGGGACTTACACGAGGACCGGAAGAAGATTGTTCTTCGCCCGGATAAGGTCAATGAATGGTTGGGCGTGAAGGTAGAGCCGGGGGAGATGGAGCGGATTTTTGAACGCCTCGGCTTTGCCGTGGATCGGTGGGACATGAGGACCTGGCAGGTGGAGGTGCCTTCGCGGCGGCGTGACATTTCCCGGGAAATCGATTTGGCGGAAGAGGTGGCCCGGTTGCATGGGTACGATAACATCCCGGCGACGATGCCCGAGGGTCGGGTCACGGCCGCCGGCCGCACGTTACCGCAGCGGGTTCGGGGGGCCATCCGCCGCTTCTTGACTGATCTCGGGTTTTTCGAGGTCTGGACTTACACTTTGCAAAATCCGTCGGTCATAGGTCGGTTGAATGAGGGACGATCCCAGGAGTACCTGGCGGTTTTACACCCGATGTCCGAGGAGCGAACCGCCCTGCGCACGACGTTGTTGCCGGGATTGTTGGATGCGGCGGCCTACAATGTGCGACGTGACCAGCGGGAGATTGCAATCTACGAGATCGGCCGGGTTTTTCACCCCCGGGGCTTACCCGTCACCAACCTTCCCGATGAGCGAGAGCAAGTGGGGGCGCTCATCCTCGGCCGTTTCGGTCCGCACGGGATCGGCTGGGAAGGACGTCCGGCGGATTTTTACGCGGCCAAGGGGGTCACAGCTGCCGTGCTGGAGCGGCTTGGCGTTCAGGCGGACTTTGTCCCCGGGGTTCGCGAAGGTCTTCATCCCGGACGCACGGCACAGATCCAGGTTAACGGAGGGAAGATCGGGTGGGTGGGGGCACTTCACCCGGAGGTGGAGGAACGGTGGGGAATACCAAAGGGTTATTATATCGAACTGGATATGCAGGGCATCGTCAAGGGCTTACCTGGAGCAACCACCTATCGTCCGTTGCCTCGCTATCCCGGGATTTTACGGGACCTGGCACTTCTTGTTCCCCGGGAACGGGCCGCCCGGGAGGTGGAGGCTGGGATTCGGGAAAGCGGCGGCCCTTGGTTGGAGAATGTGGAGCTGTTTGACGTTTATGAAGGGGCTCAGGTCCCTCCAGGGTATAAAAGCTTGGCATTTCGTCTGTCCTACCGCGCCGAAGAACGGACGCTGACAGACGAAGAAGTGAACGATGCCCTCCGGCGGCTGATCGATACCCTGAGGGAGCGGGGCGTTCAGTTGCGGTCGGAGTGA
- the infC gene encoding translation initiation factor IF-3 yields MISKEDLQVNEQIRAREVRLIDVDGEQLGIVSLRDALRIAAEKNLDLVNVAPTAKPPVCRIMDYGKYKYEQSKRDKEARRNQKIVSLKEVRLTPNIEDHDFQTKLRAVVRFLEQGDKVKATVRFRGREITHTRIGQGILERMAKEVENLCVVERPPKLEGRNMIMILAPKQSNH; encoded by the coding sequence ATGATTAGCAAGGAAGATCTGCAAGTGAACGAACAGATTCGGGCCCGGGAAGTGCGGTTGATCGATGTGGACGGCGAGCAGTTGGGAATCGTTTCGTTGCGGGATGCCCTTCGCATCGCAGCCGAAAAAAACCTGGACCTGGTCAACGTTGCGCCCACGGCCAAGCCGCCGGTTTGTCGAATCATGGATTATGGTAAGTATAAATACGAACAGTCCAAACGCGACAAAGAAGCTCGGCGCAACCAAAAGATCGTGAGTCTCAAAGAAGTGCGGCTCACTCCCAACATTGAAGACCACGATTTTCAAACCAAACTCCGGGCGGTGGTCCGTTTTCTGGAGCAGGGGGACAAGGTGAAAGCCACGGTTCGTTTCCGCGGCCGGGAGATCACCCACACCCGGATTGGCCAAGGGATCCTCGAGCGCATGGCGAAAGAAGTGGAGAACCTGTGCGTGGTGGAGCGGCCTCCGAAGTTAGAGGGGCGGAACATGATCATGATTCTTGCCCCCAAGCAGTCGAACCACTGA